The DNA region TATTTAGGCTAATAAGGGCTGCAAACCCTAGTTGTCTATTTTAAGACAATATCAAATCTAAGTGCACTGCTACGCTGATGCAATGCAAAATTCTACTTGCTATTTCCTTAGCTATATGAACAGAAGATATCTGACACCTGGCTGTCGTGCATCCTGTTCTTTTCAAGACAGactctgcccccccctcctagCAACCAGTACCTTACAATGACACTCTACATCCGGCCTTTGTCTGTGAGCGATCTCGATCAGTGCGTAACTGTCGAGTCCGCAGCCTTTCCACCTGCTGAAGCTGCGACTCGCGAAAAGGTAAACACCGTCATCCAACTTGTAACAGTGGTTCTTCACCGACATTTGAATTTTGCACATCCTGTAGCTTGCAATGTTGTATTCTTCCAGGTACTCAACCCTCGTAACGTCAATCAGGAATCTAACGCGCATCTAATTTTAGATTGAGTACCGTTTGACAGTCTGCCCTTCTATTTGCCTCGGGTTGTTCCTCCGTGGAGCTACGGGTTACCTTGAGGGGACACGACAACAAGGCAGCATACCGGTTTTGGCTGATGTGTCTGAAGGATCCAAAGATGACAGACTGATCGCGCATACTATTTCCACACAATCAGCTTCGCGGGTCGTTAAAGATGAGGACATGGCCGTCCCAGTGACCTGGAAGACGATCCCTTCGGCGACATACCAAGTTGGCCATAATCCTGACGGCAGAACCATTGCGCTTCACTCGCTTGCTGTGTCACCACCTTTCCAAAGATTGGGCTACGGCAAGAAGC from Colletotrichum higginsianum IMI 349063 chromosome 4, whole genome shotgun sequence includes:
- a CDS encoding six-hairpin glycosidase, producing MTLYIRPLSVSDLDQCVTVESAAFPPAEAATREKVNTVIQLVTVVLHRHLNFAHPVACNVVFFQIEYRLTVCPSICLGLFLRGATGYLEGTRQQGSIPVLADVSEGSKDDRLIAHTISTQSASRVVKDEDMAVPVTWKTIPSATYQVGHNPDGRTIALHSLAVSPPFQRLGYGKKLMAVYIEEMRRTVQADRISILTYDRLVSYYQALGFTHLGKSQSEYAGVAWHDLSKYVERSLAAADTVAKDRVLLKVW